AGGAGCGCGGTGAGCAGGTCGGTGTCGTTGGTGGCGGCCACCCGGGTCGAGCGGCCGTTGGTGTCCTTGGGGAGGTCGGCGACCATCTCGGCGAGCTGCGCCGTGTTGACCAGGTTGCCGTTGTGGCCGAGCGCGATCGAGCCGTGCGCGGTGGCACGGAACGTCGGCTGGGCGTTCTCCCAGACAGAGGCGCCGGTGGTCGAGTAGCGGGCGTGACCGACCGCGATATGACCCTGGAGCGAACCGAGAGAGGTCTCGTCGAAGACCTGGGAAACGAGCCCCATGTCCTTGAAGACGAGGATCTGGGAGCCGTTGCTGACCGCGATACCCGCGGATTCCTGGCCCCGATGCTGGAGGGCGTAGAGCCCGAAGTAAGTGAGCTTGGCGACCTCTTCACCCGGGGCCCAGACCCCGAAGACGCCGCAAGCGTCCTGGGGGCCTTTCTCGCCGGGGAGCAGATCATGATTGAGTCGACCGTCACCACGTGGCACGTTCCCGAGTGTAGGCGAGGTCGACCACTGGTCCGAATTGGGGATACGTGCCTTTGTTGCACCACCGGGCGGCGACCGCTTTGGCGGTTTTTTCGTTTTGGCTGGTCAGCGCGGTGGATCGACGGCCCTCCGGATATATGAGTGAGGTGTCGCACACCTCTCAGCCGGTGGACTCGGGGGCCTCGGTCAGGCGCACGGTGTCTCCGCCCGCGGTGGTGAGCGTGAGGTGGTCGTCGGTGACGGCGGTCTTCAGGGCGCCGCCGACGAGGGTGTCGGAGAGGGTCCGCTCGAAGGTCATGACCGGCTTCTCGCAGGCCATCCTGGTGGTCGTGGCGTGGCTGAGCCGGATGGTGCCGTCCTCGGCGGTGGTGACCTTGGCGTTGAAGTGGTTGCAGCCGTAGCTGCCGGCGGCCTTGCCGTCCTCCAACTCCACGTTCGCCCCGTCCGGCGCCTTGTGGGTCCTGCCGTCCACGGTGACGCTGTCGACGCTCCAGTGGACGCCGGTGACGGGTTTCTCGGCGCCGACCGAACCGCTGCCCGCCTTGTCGGTGCCGCAGGCCGCGGCGAGCGGGAGCACGGTCAGGACCACGAGGATCAGTCGCTGTTTGTCCATGCCGATGGGACGGGAGGGACGGGGGACCGGTTCCTTGCCGGCGACCGGTTCACCCCATCAGGGGCAGCAACCCGCCGAGATCCGCCCGCTCCCCGCTGGCACTGACCTTCGCGTCCTCGATCGCCTCCGACCACGCCACCCGTCCCGTCGCGAGCCGGATCCAGGTCAGCGGGTCGGTCTCCACGACGTTGGGCGGGGTGCCGCGGGTGTGCCGGAGCCCCTCGACGCACTGCACGACGGCGTACGGCGGGATCCGCACCTCGGTCGAGCCGCCGGGGGCCTTCGCGGCGAGGGCGTCGGCGAGGAGGCGGGTGCAGGCGGCCAGGGCCTGACGGTCGTACGGGATGTCCAGGCCCGGCACCGCGGCGTTCAGGTCGTCGGTGTGGACGACGAGTTCGACGGTGCGGGTGACCAGGTAGTCGGCGAGGGTCATGGCGCCGGTGCGGCTGCCGATGAGGCGGTCGCCGGGGGTCTGCGCGAGCTGGTGCGCGAAGCGGTCCTCGGTGTCGGCGTACAGGGCGTCGAGGTCGGGGTGGGCGGCGGCGAGGTCGCGGGTGCCGTCGTCGATGTCGTCCGCCCGGGGGGCGGTGGTGGAGGGCCACTCCAGGAGGGTCAGTGCGGGCTTCTCCGGCTCGTCGCGCTCCAGGCCGCGGCTGATGGCGTCGACGGCCATCGTGATGTGCGCGGCCAGCTCGCGGACGGTCCAGTCACCGAGGCGGGTGGGGCTCGCGAGCTGTTCCTCGCTCAGCGTGCCGACGGCCTGCCGTACGTGCCCGAACTGGGTGAGCACCGCGGTGCGGATCTTCGCGGGGTCGTAGGTGCGGGCGCGCTTCTTGGCCGGTGGCATGTGATCAAGCCTAGGCGGGGCGGTGGTGCGAGGTGGCGTGCATCGAGGATCTCGCGGTGGTGGGGGTTGCGGGCGTCGTGCGGGCGCGCCCTCGGTTTCCTCGCCCTCGCCGCCCCTACCCGTCCCGTCCTCCAGGGGCGTGCCGCCCCTTCGACCCCGCCCCCAGGGGGCTCCGCCCCCTGGACCCCCATCGGCCCGAAGGGCCTCGTCCTCAAACGCCGGACGGGCTGAGGTGGGCAGAAGTCAACACGAGTGAATGCCCCGGCCGTTGGACGGCCGGGGCCTTCAACTCCGTGTGCACGAAAGGCTTTACGCCAGCAGCGCCGGGATCGTCTCCTCGTGCGCCGTGCGCAGTTCCTCCAGCGACAGCTCGAACTCGCCCTGGAGCTCGATCGTGTCCCCGTCCACGACACCGATGCGGGTGACCGGCAGGCCGCGCGCACCGCACATGTCGTTGAAGCGGAGCTCCTCGGAGCGCGGCACGGCGACGACCGCGCGTCCCGCCGACTCGGAGAAGAGGAGGGTGAAGGCGTCGAGCCCGTCCGGTACGACCAGACGCGCGCCCTTGCCGCCGAGCAGCGCCGACTCCACGACCGCCTGGATCAGGCCGCCGTCGGAGAGGTCGTGCGCGGAGTCGATCATGCCGTCGCGGGAGGCGGAGATCAGGATCTCGGCCAGCAGCCGCTCACGCTCCAGGTCGACCTTCGGGGGAAGGCCGCCGAGGTGGTCGTGGACGACCTGCGACCAGGCCGAACCGCCGAACTCCTCACGCGTCTCGCCGAGGAGGTACAGCAGCTGGCCCTCCTCCTGGAAGGCGACCGGCGTGCGGCGGGCGACGTCGTCGATGACACCCAGGACCGCGACCACGGGGGTCGGGTGGATGGCCACCTCGCCCGTCTGGTTGTAGAGCGAGACATTGCCGCCGGTCACCGGGGTGCCCAACTGCTGGCAGGCGTCGGCCAGTCCACGGATGGCCTCCGCGAACTGCCACATGACGGCCGGGTCCTCGGGCGAGCCGAAGTTCAGGCAGTCCGACACCGCGAGCGGCTTGGCTCCCGTCGTGGCGACGTTGCGGTACGCCTCCGAGAGCGCCAGCTGGGCGCCCGCGTACGGGTCCAGCTTCGCGTAGCGGCCGTTGCCGTCCGTCGCGATGGCGACGCCGAGGCCGGTCTCCTCGTCGATGCGGATCATGCCCGAGTCCTCGGGCTGGGCCAGCACCGTGTTGCCCTGCACGAAGTGGTCGTACTGCGAGGTGATCCACTTCTTGGAGGCCTGGTTGGGGGAGCTCACCAGCTGGAGGACCTGCTGCTTGAGCTCGTCGCTCGAAGCGGGCCGCGGCAGCTTGTTCGCGTCGTCCGCCTGGAGCTCGTCCTGCCAGGACGGGCGCGCGTAGGGGCGCTCGTAGACCGGACCGTCGTGCGCGACCGTGCGCGGGTCGACGTCGACGATCTTGCCGCCGTGCCAGTAGATCTCCAGGCGGTCGCCGTCGGTCACCTCACCGATGACGGTGGCGATGACGTCCCACTTCTCGCAGATCTCCAGGAACCGGTCGACCTTCTCCGGCTCGACGACCGCGCACATGCGTTCCTGCGACTCGCTCATGAGGATTTCCTCGGGCGAGAGCGTGGAGTCACGCAGCGGTACGTCGTCCAGCGTCACGCGCATGCCGCCGGAGCCGTTGGAGGCCAGTTCGGAGGTGGCACAGGACAGACCGGCCGCGCCGAGGTCCTGGATGCCGACGACCAGCTTCTCCTTGAAGGCCTCCAGGGTGCACTCGATGAGGAGCTTCTCCTGGAAGGGGTCGCCGACCTGGACCGCGGGGCGCTTCGAGGGCTTGGCGTCGTCGAAGGTCTCGGAGGCCAGGATCGAGGCGCCGCCGATACCGTCACCGCCGGTCCGGGCCCCGTACAGGATGACCTTGTTGCCCGAGCCGGACGCCTTCGCGAGGTGGATGTCCTCGTGCCGCATGACGCCGATGGCACCGGCGTTGACCAGCGGGTTGCCCTGGTAGCAGGAGTCGAAGACGACCTCGCCGCCGATGTTGGGCAGGCCGAGGCAGTTGCCGTAGCCGCCGATGCCCGCCACGACACCCGGCAGCACGCGCTTGGTGTCGGGGTGGTCGGCCGCGCCGAACCGCAGCGGGTCCACGACCGCGACCGGGCGCGCGCCCATCGCGATGATGTCGCGGACGATGCCGCCGACACCGGTGGCCGCACCCTGGTAGGGCTCGACGTACGACGGGTGGTTGTGCGACTCGACCTTGAAGGTGACCGCGTAGCCCTGGCCGACGTCCACGACGCCCGCGTTCTCGCCGATGCCCACGAGCAGCGCGTCGGACTGGGGGGCCTTCTCGCCGAACTGGCGGAGGTGGACCTTCGAGGACTTGTAGGAGCAGTGCTCGGACCACATGACCGAGTACATGGCGAGCTCGGCACCGGTGGGCCGGCGGCCGAGGATCTCCACGACCCGCTCGTACTCGTCCTTCTTCAGACCGAGTTCGGCCCAGGGCAGCTCGACGTCGGGGGTCGCGGCCGCGTGCTCGACCGTGTCCAGAGGCGTCCGGCTCATGCGTTGACCAGCTTCTTGAGGATCGAGGTGAAGAAGGGGAGGCCGTCGGTGCGGCCGGAGCCGATGAGCGGCTCGACGGCGTGCTCCGGGTGCGGCATGAGGCCTACGACGTTCCCGGCCTCGTTGGTGATGCCGGCGATGTCGCGGAGCGAGCCGTTCGGGTTGAAGTCGACGTACCGGAAGGCGACACGGCCCTCGGCCTCGAGCTTGTCGAGGGTGTACTCGTCGGCGACGTACCGGCCGTCCATGTTCTTCAGCGGGATGTGGATCTCCTGGCCGGACTCGTAGTCGGCGGTCCAGGCGGTCTCCGCGTTCTCCACCCGCAGCTTCTGGTCGCGGCAGATGAAGTGGAGGTGGTCGTTGCCGAGCATCCCGCCCGGGAGGAGGTGGGCCTCGGTGAGGATCTGGAAGCCGTTGCAGATACCGAGGACCGGGAGCCCGGCCTTCGCCTGCTCGATGACCGTCTCCATCACCGGCGAGAAGCGGGAGATGGCGCCGGCCCGCAGATAGTCGCCGTAGGAGAAACCGCCGGGCAGCACCACGGCGTCGACCTGGTGGAGGTCCTTGTCCTTGTGCCAGAGGGCGACCGGTTCGGCACCCGCGAGGCGGATCGCGCGCTGGGTGTCCCGGTCATCGAGACTCCCCGGGAAAGTGACGACGCCAATACGAGCGGTCACTTCGCGGCCTCCGCGACTTCTTCCACCTTCACGGTGAAGTCCTCGATCACGGTGTTGGCGAGGAAGGATTCCGCAAGATCGTGGATGCGGGCGAGCGCGGCCTCGTCGACCGGTCCGTCAACTTCCAGTTCGAATCGCTTTCCCTGACGTACGTCGGAGATGCCTTCGAAACCCAGACGCGGCAGTGCGCGCTGCACCGCCTGGCCCTGGGGGTCGAGGATCTCCGGCTTGAGCATGACGTCGACTACGACGCGTGCCACTGGCACTCCCGGTGTGTGGTGCTGAGCAAGGTTCCTGAAGGTCTCTGTCCAACAGTGTCTTCAGGCAGTGTCTTCAGACTACCCGCACAAAATTTCTACGCGCGTCGACTTGTAGGAAACTACGTGACTGCCGTCACGATCCGGTATCAACGGCTGTGTTCACGAAAATTTCCAGGAAAGATCCCCGATCGACACCCGATACCTATTGCGCTCAGACACGCGGAAGGATTTAGTCGGGCTTCCCATTGCATTGTCGGGCACTGTACAAATGAATTGGCAAGTGCCGTATGAAGGGACCGATATTCGTGGCGCAGAAGGTCGTGGTCACTCTCTCTGACGACATCGACGGCTCGGAAGCGGCGGAAACGATCGCCTTCGGACTTGATGGCAAGTCGTACGAGATCGACCTGAATCAAGCGAATGCCAAGAAACTGCGTAAGGCGCTCGAGCCCTACGTGGACGCTGGCCGCAAGCGGTCGAAGTCCGGCAAGGCCTACCGGCAGACGGAGGTCGCCCCCGACCCGGCGGCCGTCCGCGCCTGGGCGCAGGCGAACAAGATGGACGTCCCCGCGCGCGGCCGTATCCCCAAGAAGGTCTACGAGGCGTTCGCCGCGGCGCAGTGACAGCTCACAGGGCGTCCTCAGGGTCCGTCAGCGGGCCTTGAGGACAACCGACTTGCGTTGCACCCCACCTGGTCGGCTAGAGTCTGGAGCACGCCGAGGGGCGGGGACGGAAAAGCCCAGCCCACGGAGTACATGCGGGTGTAGTTCAGTAGCAGAACATCCCCCTTCCAGGGGGAAGGCGCAGTGTGCAATTCCTGTCACCCGCTCTGCATCACCATCTGACCACTGTTGTGGATCAGGTAGGATGGTGTCCGCGCCGATCGGTGAGAGCCGGTCGGATGCAATGCGAACGTAGCTCAGTTGGTAGAGCGCAACCTTGCCAAGGTTGAGGTCGCGAGTTCGAACCTCGTCGTTCGCTCTTGATGTGAA
Above is a window of Streptomyces sp. NBC_00490 DNA encoding:
- the purS gene encoding phosphoribosylformylglycinamidine synthase subunit PurS, with protein sequence MARVVVDVMLKPEILDPQGQAVQRALPRLGFEGISDVRQGKRFELEVDGPVDEAALARIHDLAESFLANTVIEDFTVKVEEVAEAAK
- a CDS encoding histone-like nucleoid-structuring protein Lsr2, with the protein product MAQKVVVTLSDDIDGSEAAETIAFGLDGKSYEIDLNQANAKKLRKALEPYVDAGRKRSKSGKAYRQTEVAPDPAAVRAWAQANKMDVPARGRIPKKVYEAFAAAQ
- the purL gene encoding phosphoribosylformylglycinamidine synthase subunit PurL, translating into MSRTPLDTVEHAAATPDVELPWAELGLKKDEYERVVEILGRRPTGAELAMYSVMWSEHCSYKSSKVHLRQFGEKAPQSDALLVGIGENAGVVDVGQGYAVTFKVESHNHPSYVEPYQGAATGVGGIVRDIIAMGARPVAVVDPLRFGAADHPDTKRVLPGVVAGIGGYGNCLGLPNIGGEVVFDSCYQGNPLVNAGAIGVMRHEDIHLAKASGSGNKVILYGARTGGDGIGGASILASETFDDAKPSKRPAVQVGDPFQEKLLIECTLEAFKEKLVVGIQDLGAAGLSCATSELASNGSGGMRVTLDDVPLRDSTLSPEEILMSESQERMCAVVEPEKVDRFLEICEKWDVIATVIGEVTDGDRLEIYWHGGKIVDVDPRTVAHDGPVYERPYARPSWQDELQADDANKLPRPASSDELKQQVLQLVSSPNQASKKWITSQYDHFVQGNTVLAQPEDSGMIRIDEETGLGVAIATDGNGRYAKLDPYAGAQLALSEAYRNVATTGAKPLAVSDCLNFGSPEDPAVMWQFAEAIRGLADACQQLGTPVTGGNVSLYNQTGEVAIHPTPVVAVLGVIDDVARRTPVAFQEEGQLLYLLGETREEFGGSAWSQVVHDHLGGLPPKVDLERERLLAEILISASRDGMIDSAHDLSDGGLIQAVVESALLGGKGARLVVPDGLDAFTLLFSESAGRAVVAVPRSEELRFNDMCGARGLPVTRIGVVDGDTIELQGEFELSLEELRTAHEETIPALLA
- a CDS encoding META domain-containing protein yields the protein MDKQRLILVVLTVLPLAAACGTDKAGSGSVGAEKPVTGVHWSVDSVTVDGRTHKAPDGANVELEDGKAAGSYGCNHFNAKVTTAEDGTIRLSHATTTRMACEKPVMTFERTLSDTLVGGALKTAVTDDHLTLTTAGGDTVRLTEAPESTG
- the purQ gene encoding phosphoribosylformylglycinamidine synthase subunit PurQ — its product is MTARIGVVTFPGSLDDRDTQRAIRLAGAEPVALWHKDKDLHQVDAVVLPGGFSYGDYLRAGAISRFSPVMETVIEQAKAGLPVLGICNGFQILTEAHLLPGGMLGNDHLHFICRDQKLRVENAETAWTADYESGQEIHIPLKNMDGRYVADEYTLDKLEAEGRVAFRYVDFNPNGSLRDIAGITNEAGNVVGLMPHPEHAVEPLIGSGRTDGLPFFTSILKKLVNA
- a CDS encoding maleylpyruvate isomerase family mycothiol-dependent enzyme; amino-acid sequence: MPPAKKRARTYDPAKIRTAVLTQFGHVRQAVGTLSEEQLASPTRLGDWTVRELAAHITMAVDAISRGLERDEPEKPALTLLEWPSTTAPRADDIDDGTRDLAAAHPDLDALYADTEDRFAHQLAQTPGDRLIGSRTGAMTLADYLVTRTVELVVHTDDLNAAVPGLDIPYDRQALAACTRLLADALAAKAPGGSTEVRIPPYAVVQCVEGLRHTRGTPPNVVETDPLTWIRLATGRVAWSEAIEDAKVSASGERADLGGLLPLMG